In a single window of the Melioribacteraceae bacterium genome:
- a CDS encoding tyrosine-type recombinase/integrase, with amino-acid sequence MSTIRKLTNGNYQVDVTNYEGKRLRLTFSKKSDALALCSTIEKEKIDFKLVHHGVRRAKIKIANSIEEIILEKKSLAPKSYVKYKNVYETFHEFTKSKGLIYINDITSIHAEEFRKILTSSNISPKTINFYLTAAKSLFHSYVLKDVLAKNPFAPVKNEKVRRKTLLEREDDYFNNTEIANFFTQSMDQKYRQAFLGLFLTGMRISELINITWERIDWTNKIIQVRSNAGFTTKTHSSERDIPMSDLLFQTIQLLKKNSSSSYVFTSPSNGKLSERTLLSICKQISEEAGITKNATLHKWRHSFNSHLAQCGVDYSSRQYLMGHKPQSMTDHYTKINPSTLHSEVSKLDLLIPEPTSL; translated from the coding sequence ATGAGTACGATACGAAAACTAACAAATGGTAATTATCAAGTTGATGTTACCAATTATGAAGGTAAGCGGCTCAGATTGACTTTCTCTAAGAAATCTGATGCTCTAGCTTTATGCTCAACAATTGAAAAGGAGAAAATCGATTTCAAACTAGTACACCATGGAGTACGACGTGCGAAAATCAAAATAGCCAATTCAATTGAAGAGATAATCTTAGAGAAAAAGTCATTAGCTCCAAAGTCGTATGTGAAATACAAGAATGTTTATGAGACATTCCATGAATTCACAAAATCCAAGGGGTTAATTTATATTAATGATATAACTAGTATTCATGCCGAAGAGTTCAGAAAAATTCTGACGAGTAGTAACATCTCACCAAAGACAATTAATTTCTATTTAACAGCTGCAAAGTCTCTGTTTCATAGTTATGTCTTGAAAGATGTGCTGGCAAAAAATCCATTCGCGCCTGTGAAGAACGAAAAAGTTAGGCGGAAAACTCTTCTCGAACGAGAAGATGATTATTTCAATAATACGGAAATAGCCAATTTTTTCACACAGTCAATGGATCAGAAATACCGTCAGGCCTTCCTTGGACTCTTCTTAACAGGCATGAGAATCAGTGAGCTCATTAATATTACCTGGGAACGTATCGACTGGACTAACAAAATAATCCAGGTTCGAAGTAACGCCGGATTTACTACAAAAACTCATTCTTCTGAGCGAGACATACCGATGAGTGATCTATTGTTTCAGACTATTCAATTGTTAAAAAAGAATAGCTCTTCATCTTATGTCTTTACTTCCCCTTCAAATGGAAAACTTTCTGAAAGAACACTTCTTTCCATTTGTAAGCAGATATCTGAAGAAGCCGGTATTACAAAAAACGCTACTCTTCATAAATGGAGACACAGCTTTAATTCCCATTTAGCACAATGCGGTGTTGATTATTCATCGCGGCAATATCTGATGGGTCATAAACCTCAATCTATGACCGATCATTATACTAAGATCAACCCTTCGACTCTTCACAGTGAAGTTTCGAAACTAGATCTATTAATTCCAGAGCCTACTTCATTGTAG
- a CDS encoding radical SAM protein, translating into MSNNTVGTYEWAKKTLNFQIGCENGCLYCYAREMATRYGWINSSQWTMPRAREEVLTKNIRDFGEVVMFPSSHDITPNNIEQSILFLGKILKAGNKVLVVSKPSYECIKRICKEFDRYKDQILFRFTIGSSSDEVLKFWEPYAPSFNERLKSLKLAHKLGFQTSVSCEPMLDNHIERVIKKVDPFVTETIWIGKVNRLLGTTGRGRLEFNGVLNKKTRQRAEELNEWQSNHNIVKLYNRLKNNPKIKWKASIKHVLK; encoded by the coding sequence ATGTCAAATAATACAGTTGGAACTTATGAGTGGGCTAAAAAGACACTCAATTTCCAAATTGGCTGTGAAAACGGTTGTTTATACTGTTATGCAAGAGAAATGGCAACAAGATATGGATGGATTAATTCTTCTCAGTGGACAATGCCCAGAGCTCGGGAAGAAGTACTAACCAAAAACATTCGAGATTTTGGCGAAGTTGTTATGTTCCCTTCATCTCATGACATTACTCCGAATAACATTGAACAATCAATTCTGTTCCTCGGCAAAATTCTTAAGGCTGGCAACAAAGTATTAGTTGTTAGCAAACCTAGTTATGAATGTATTAAAAGAATCTGCAAAGAGTTTGATCGCTACAAAGATCAAATTTTATTCAGATTCACAATTGGTTCATCTTCCGATGAAGTATTGAAATTCTGGGAACCATATGCTCCTTCTTTTAATGAACGATTAAAGTCATTGAAGTTGGCACATAAACTCGGATTCCAAACTAGTGTCAGCTGCGAACCAATGCTTGATAATCATATAGAACGAGTAATTAAAAAAGTTGATCCTTTTGTTACGGAAACAATCTGGATAGGAAAAGTTAACAGATTACTTGGTACTACAGGCAGAGGTCGATTGGAATTCAATGGTGTGTTAAATAAAAAAACACGCCAGAGGGCAGAAGAGCTTAATGAATGGCAGAGCAATCACAATATCGTTAAACTTTACAATCGCTTAAAGAATAATCCAAAAATAAAATGGAAGGCTAGTATAAAACATGTATTAAAGTAG
- a CDS encoding alpha-glucosidase C-terminal domain-containing protein translates to MRNLLISILTLLFTVNTFPQKLNQVEAVPDWAKSAIWYQIFPERFHNGDLTNDPQPIDMLGAWPYITPEGWQIHPWTSDWYKLQPWEEKLNKKFYEIVNIRRYGGDLQGVMDKLDYLKELGITAIYLNPIFESPSLHKYDATFFHHIDNNFGPDPEGDRKIWESENHADPSTWKWTSADKLFLKLIEEVHKRDMKIIIDGVFNHTGTQFWAFKDIVANQQNSHYKDWFIIKKFDDPSTPINEFDYAGWYGVRDLPEIKEDEKGLVTGPREHVFEVVKRWMDPNGDGDPSDGIDGWRLDVAEMVNHNFWIDFRKLVRSINPEAYIVGEVWWEDWNNYKMFNASPWLKGDQFDAVMNYRFTRAIKDFVLANKVKIDAGAFADTIKTTMNQYRENYFVMMNLLGSHDTERLGSLAVNPDGKYDHAGTAKDSKDFLIRKPNKEEYKKIKLAAALQFTMPGAPQIYNGDEAGMWGGDDPDCRKPMVWQEFNYENETIDPFNREKSVDEVSVNSELMNWYKKLTVMRQSEPVLSLGNIEFMKCSNKDVLVFSREYDGNSIFVFANSGKMNFEMKREFTAGNYIDLLSGKKFVINKEGLKLDLNPYQIIILKKI, encoded by the coding sequence ATGAGAAATCTATTAATTTCAATTCTAACACTACTTTTTACAGTTAACACATTCCCTCAAAAATTAAATCAGGTTGAAGCGGTTCCAGATTGGGCTAAATCTGCAATTTGGTATCAGATCTTCCCGGAAAGATTTCATAATGGTGATTTAACGAATGATCCTCAACCAATTGATATGCTTGGAGCCTGGCCCTATATAACTCCCGAAGGTTGGCAAATTCATCCTTGGACTTCTGACTGGTATAAACTTCAACCATGGGAGGAGAAGTTAAATAAAAAATTTTATGAGATAGTAAATATCAGAAGATATGGGGGAGATCTGCAGGGTGTAATGGATAAACTTGATTATTTAAAAGAACTAGGTATCACTGCAATTTATTTAAACCCCATTTTTGAATCCCCTTCCCTTCATAAATATGACGCAACTTTCTTCCATCATATAGATAATAATTTTGGACCCGACCCAGAAGGAGATAGAAAAATTTGGGAGAGTGAAAATCATGCTGATCCATCAACCTGGAAATGGACAAGCGCCGACAAACTATTTCTCAAATTGATTGAAGAAGTTCATAAACGTGATATGAAAATTATTATTGATGGTGTGTTCAATCATACAGGCACACAATTTTGGGCATTTAAAGATATTGTTGCTAATCAACAAAATTCACACTATAAAGATTGGTTCATCATAAAAAAGTTTGATGACCCATCCACCCCCATTAATGAATTTGATTATGCCGGCTGGTATGGAGTTCGTGATCTTCCTGAAATAAAGGAAGATGAGAAGGGACTAGTAACCGGTCCTCGTGAGCATGTTTTTGAAGTAGTAAAAAGATGGATGGATCCAAACGGTGATGGTGATCCATCTGATGGAATTGATGGTTGGCGCCTCGATGTTGCAGAAATGGTTAATCATAATTTCTGGATAGATTTTAGAAAGTTGGTCCGTTCAATTAATCCCGAAGCATATATTGTTGGTGAAGTTTGGTGGGAAGATTGGAACAATTATAAAATGTTTAACGCTTCCCCCTGGTTAAAGGGAGATCAATTTGATGCCGTAATGAATTACCGTTTCACTCGTGCAATTAAAGATTTTGTACTCGCAAATAAAGTTAAAATTGACGCTGGGGCATTTGCCGATACAATTAAAACAACTATGAATCAATACAGAGAAAATTATTTTGTAATGATGAATTTACTTGGAAGTCACGATACCGAACGGCTCGGCTCATTAGCAGTGAATCCCGATGGGAAATATGACCATGCCGGTACAGCGAAGGATAGTAAAGATTTTTTGATAAGAAAACCGAATAAAGAAGAATATAAAAAGATAAAACTTGCCGCTGCGCTTCAATTCACAATGCCCGGTGCGCCTCAAATATATAATGGAGACGAAGCAGGAATGTGGGGTGGTGACGACCCGGATTGTAGAAAACCAATGGTGTGGCAAGAATTTAATTATGAGAATGAAACCATTGACCCGTTTAATAGAGAAAAATCAGTTGATGAGGTTAGCGTAAATTCTGAATTGATGAATTGGTATAAAAAATTAACAGTGATGCGTCAATCCGAGCCGGTACTATCACTCGGCAATATTGAATTTATGAAGTGCTCGAACAAAGATGTACTTGTATTCTCCAGAGAGTATGATGGAAATTCTATTTTCGTATTTGCAAACAGTGGAAAAATGAATTTTGAGATGAAAAGAGAATTTACTGCGGGGAATTATATTGATCTGTTAAGCGGCAAGAAATTTGTCATAAATAAAGAAGGGCTTAAGCTGGACTTAAACCCTTATCAAATAATTATTCTGAAAAAAATATAA
- a CDS encoding transposase gives MNLIELSKYLQDEQAAEDYLYEKEILKRFTVCPHCGSNKLGHISRGRIKCYKCKKEWHKRKGSFLEGKKISAGILISILKMFSSGYSANHISKELSLDYKTANEICEKIRQIILKNHFVNINFLKEEYFLFQVNNSDDTDVLICETIPIQDKKFLSYAYGKLILKRTKTYDDLLTFSFNFTWISKPSKRKIYQVDRFLSYLSQRLHTYRGVNYDKFISYLCENLIRFNIGEEAFFLKIFNEILKGG, from the coding sequence ATGAACTTAATTGAATTATCAAAATATCTGCAAGATGAACAAGCTGCCGAAGACTATTTATATGAGAAGGAAATACTAAAAAGATTTACAGTATGTCCTCACTGTGGATCGAATAAACTTGGACATATCAGCAGAGGAAGAATTAAGTGTTATAAGTGTAAAAAGGAATGGCATAAGCGAAAAGGAAGTTTTTTAGAAGGCAAAAAAATTTCTGCTGGAATCTTAATTAGCATTTTGAAAATGTTCTCTAGTGGATATTCTGCGAATCATATCTCCAAAGAATTGTCCTTAGATTATAAAACAGCAAATGAAATTTGCGAAAAAATACGGCAGATAATTCTTAAAAATCATTTCGTCAACATAAACTTTCTCAAAGAAGAATATTTCCTTTTTCAAGTTAACAATTCAGATGATACTGATGTTTTGATTTGTGAAACTATTCCTATTCAGGACAAGAAATTTCTTTCATATGCATACGGAAAACTTATTCTCAAGCGAACGAAAACTTACGATGATCTATTAACATTTAGTTTCAATTTTACATGGATTAGCAAGCCTAGTAAAAGGAAAATATATCAGGTTGATCGATTCTTAAGTTATTTAAGTCAACGTCTACATACTTATCGTGGAGTGAACTACGACAAATTCATCTCATACTTGTGTGAAAACTTAATACGGTTCAACATCGGAGAAGAAGCGTTTTTTCTTAAGATATTTAATGAAATCCTGAAGGGTGGTTAA